TCAGCTGGTTCGAAGCCGATTTCGATCATTCGTTCTTCGATCGCCTCGTGGAGCAGACGGAGCCGTCCGCCGTCGTTTCGGATGCCAACCCAGATAACGCTGATATAATCGTGGCTCGGAAACACCCCGTATTCTCTCGCGTGTGCATTGAACGAGGACACATCAGCGGCGGCGATGGATTCAGCGAGCGTGGTCTCGACGGTACCAAGACGGTTTGGATCGACGCTACCGAGGAACTTGAGAGTGATATGGACCTGTTCCGGGTCGACGAGACGAACGCCATCGAGTGTCTCGAACGGAACTTGCGCAGTTCGGAGTTCGTCATTCGCATCGAGGTCGACGCTAACGAACAGTCGCATGCATAGTGATAGTGGCGCAGCCCTTAACCGTATTAGCTGCTAACCGCAAGTATGACTGAAGACGGCGATCCATCGCACCACTTCTCCGAAGGGGAGGGGTTTGGTGATCCATACGAAGGGTTCGACCTGGATCCAGAGTTCGACATCGATCCGAGCCGGGTCGATCCAGTCGATTCGCGGGTGCTTACAGACAATCTCGACGTAAGCCAACTACCGCAGGATCAGATCGACGTAGATCGACTTCTTGAGGTTGGCATCGAGTACACACAGATCAATCGCTACGAACAAGCAACCGAGACGTTCGAGCGGGTTGCCCGCCTCGCAGAAGACGACCATATCGAACAGGAAGCGTGGGTGAACAAAGGGGCCGCTCACGCGCAACTCGAAGAGTACGACGCGGCGATCGGTGCGTACAGAGACGCACTCCACATCGACGACGAAAGCGAACACGCTGCGACTGCCGAAACGAACCTCGCGTACGCGTTGTGGGAAGCGGGACGAACTGAGCAAGCACTCTCGCATGCAGAACGAGCGGTCGAGCTCGATCCTCGATTTGCGCAAGCGTGGTACAACCGTGGCTTCTTCCTCTCAGAGCGCGGGCTCGCCGAAGAATCCTTGAACTGCTTTAACAACGCCATCCGACTCGGCTTCCGTACTGCAGACATCCTCGAAGAGAAAGCGCGGGTACTCGAAGAGCTCGGCGAAGACGAAGAAGCAGAAGAAGTCGCAGCCGAAGCAGAAGAGATGCGACAGCGGGCCGAGAGCCGCATGATGGAATGACGTAATGTTACTCACAGAACGCGATACCGATCAAGGTCTGCTCGTCGCTGTCTGCGATACCGATATTGTCGGCGACACATTCGAGAGCGGATCCGTGAGCCTCACAGTCGAGGAGGAATTCTACGCCGACGAAGCCACTACAGTCGATGAAGCCACCGTGGTCGATGCGCTTTCCCGAGCAACGATTGCTAACATTGTCGGTACGAGAGCCGTCGAAGTCGCAATCGAACACGGTATTATCGATGAGAACGCGGTGCTCGATCTCGGTGAAACACAGCACGCACAGATGCTCCGTTTTTGATTTTCTATTATAACAAGTTTTGAAATAGTAGACTGAGGTCTGCCCGCTCGTAACTTCAAAGCGGAAGCTCCGGCTTGTCGTGAGGACCTGACGAAACCCGTTTATCCGGTTCTCGGTTACCTCCTCACATGTCCGAATCGTATCACACGCTTTCCAAGCGTGGTGAGTCCTCGTTCTCAGTGCAGGGATCAGAATTCATCGGCTACGCATCACCGAAATCGCAGGTTTCTGCCGCCGAGGCGTTCATCGAAACGGTCCAAGAGCAACACACTGACGCCACTCACAATGTCCCAGCGTACCGCGTCCGGACAGGAGACAACACGCTGGGATCTCATATGCTCCGTGAGTATTCGAACGACGACGGAGAGCCATCAGGATCTGCAGGAAAGCCGATGCTAAACGTCCTACAGGGGAAAGAACTGGAGAACGTGGTCGTCGTCGTGACGCGCTACTTTGGCGGAACGGAACTCGGCGTCGGAGGGCTCGTTCGTGCCTACTCGCGCGCTGTAAAGGAAGCAGTCGCCGACGCTGGTGTCATCGAAACAGTCCCGCACGAACGATTCACTGTGACCGTCGAGTACAGCGACTCAGGAACAGTCAGAGGAGTCCTCGAAAGCACTGGCGTCGAATTCGATGCACACTACGAAACTGACGTCTCATTCGACGTTCGAGTCCCCATCGAAAACGCCGAAAGCCTGCGTGACCGACTCCAGAGCGCAACGAGCGGACGTGCCAGAATAAACGGAGACGAATCAACCAGATCGTGAAAGCGCGTAGCCATCCGCAATGTCCTCACCCTCTCCGCCTTCTTCACCTTCATCTTCCTCACCGCCGCCTTCGCCCTCTCCTCCTTCTTCTCCGCCAACCTCGCCATCGTCTCCCTCTCCGCCTTCTTCTCCGCCACCGTCTTCTCCGCCGCCTTCTTCTCCGCCACCGTCTTCATCTTCGCCCTCTTCGCCTGGGCCAATACAACCAGCGAGAGCGAGGAGTCCCGTGACACTCGCCAGTCCCATCTTGATGTAGTCTCGTCGATGCATGCTCGGTCAGAGATCTGCAACTGTTATAGTGCTATTCCCTGTGACGTGGCTCAGTCACAAAGATTCAGTCAGCTACCCGATCCCGCTCTGGAGCACCACAGATCATCACCGCTCGTCTCAGTCGGTACCGAACGCACGATCGCCCGCATCACCGAGACCGGGAACGATGTAGCCGTTTTCGTCGAGACGATCATCGAGAGAGACGGTGAGGAGCGTTGCTTCGGGGAAGGCATCGCCGACGCGCAGGAGTCCATCTGGTGCGCTCACAGCCGAGAGAACGAACAGATTAGCCGGTTCGGGTTGGTCGTTGAGAACGGCTTCGAGGACAGTGCACATCGTGCTTCCAGTAGCGAGCATCGGATCGGCGACAATGACCGTATCCTCGGGTGTGATCGTCGGTAGCTTCACGTAATCAACCGAGATTGGGAACGCTCCAGCGTCATCCATGCCGGATTCTTCGTCTCGACCGGCGCTGATGACGCCCTGTCGTGCCTTCGGAAACGCTTTTAGTAATCCTTCAACGAACGGGGTTGCCGCTCTGAGAACGTTGATAATAACGACGTTTTCGATTCCTTTGATACGTTCGCCAGTCATTTCCGTGAGCGGTGTCGTCACCGGAACGTATTCGGTCTCCAGTGCTCCGTCGATGATTTCATAGCCACAGATGCGTCCGAGTTTCACCAGCCCTTTTCGGAATGGGACCTGCGCTGTTCCAGTATCGCGTATTTTTGAGAGTGTGTCACGTGCGAGTGCGTGCGTGATGAGTTGTACGTCGTCTCGATCTTCAATGGTCATACCTGTACGCCGGACAGCAGGGATCATAAATCACATTATACCGTTTTCTCGGTCGATCAGCCCTGAATCACCAGACTGCGGCGGTGTGAGCCAGTAGAGTGTGCGAGAGAAACGCAGTGTAGACGCTTGCCGAAGGGGATACAGGAATGGCGACACGCTTTTGCCGCCCGATCGGCGACTGTGAGCACATGACAGTAGCAGATAGGATTGAACGATACCGCCAAATCGTAGAGGAATGGGTACACGGACTCTACCATGGTATGATAGAACATCCTGCGTTCGAGCTCATTGAGAAAGAAGCCGAAGATATCGACGACGTGTTCATGCTCGCGTGCTTTCCGGATGCGTTTGGTGTTCCGAGTCCTATCTCCTACTACACTGCTGAGCTCCTCCCCCACCTCGCAACCGAATTCGAGCAGTGGGAACGGCGGCTGTGGGATCGGGAATCGATGATCGAACGGAAAGGCCAGCAGTATCACTTCTGATGGCATCATTTGTCTTCTTCGGCGGTAAGGGTGGAGTTGGTAAGACGACGGTCGCCTCTGCGTACGCTCTCCGCTGTACTGAAGCGGGACTGCGCACGATCGTTGTCTCGACAGATCCGGCTCACAGCACGAGCGACGTGTTCGAACAGGACTTCGACGATGAACCGACACCGGTTGACGGCTACGATGGTCTCTTTGCGATGGAAATCGACCCGAGTGAAGAGATCGACCAGCATCTCCAAGAGACGAAGCGAGCACTGAATGATCACGTTAGCCCATCGATGGTCAACGCAATCGACCAACAGATCGAGATGGCCCACCAAACGCCCGGCGCATACGAATCCGCCCTGTTTGATCGGTTCATCGAGGTGATGCGCACGACAGACGACTACGACCGAGTTGTCTTCGACACTGCCCCAACAGGCGGGACGCTGCGCTTGCTCTCGCTGCCGGAGTATCTCGAAGGATGGATCGATCGTCTCATGGACAAGCGTGCACGGAGCATCGACCTGTTCGAGAAGGCAGCGATCGGAGAGCGAGAGGCCCGACGGAAAGCCGAAAACGATCCGATTATCGCTCGACTGCGCGAACGGAAAGAGCGATTCGAGTTCGCCGGACGAATCCTCAGCGAGGAGGCGAGCTTCTACCTCGTTCTCAACCCCGACGAACTCTCGATCCGGGAAACGAGTCGAGCGATCGATGACCTCACTGGCCACGATCTATCTGTCTCCGGAGTAGTCGTTAACCGACTGACGCCCCAACCCGACGACGATGAGCAGGGAACGGGTGGACAGTTCCTCCGAGAACGACGCGAGAGAGAACTCGAACGACTCGAAACCATCCGTGCGTTCGATGAACCACTCCTCGCAACGATCGAAACGCGCGTCGGTGAAGTGAAAGGCAGCCTCCTTGATGATGTCGCCGACGAACTAACGATCGAAATCACACCTCAGACAGGCGCTCACTGAGATAAGAGATAAGATTATTACTACTGTCTACCGAGGAATAGTATGGACTGGACGATAGCACGTGGAGGAGGGCTAAACGTGGGTATAATTGGGATTCTCTTGCTGGCTTCGGTTCTATACGCTGAGTCTACACCGCTAGTTTTGGTTCTCGCGCTACTTGGTCTCAGCTTCGTGTATCATGGCGTTTCGATAATACGTACTGGATCGTACAATCCAGTGTGACGAACGTATACAAACGATAACGAAGCGAATTCCGACTCGAACGGAGCGTTTGCGTGCTACAATTCCCAGTACGCTGTAGCTGTAAATCCCCGCGAGGGTTTTTCTTTCGCGGAACCGTACTGTCTATCGATCATGGTGTTCGACTACGACAAAACGGTATCTGAGCGTGCCGACACCGCAACTGCGACGTTTGCGCTTGGATGTTTCTGGGGACCGGACGCACGATTTGGCGCAATGGATGGGGTCATTCGGACCCGCGTCGGCTACGCTGGCGGAACGACGGAGAGCCCTTCGTATCACAGCCTCGGCGATCACACGGAAGTGTTTCAGGTCGATTACGATCCGAATGAACGCTCGTATCGAGAGCTGCTTGAGCTCGTCTTCGCTGCGCACGACCCACACCAACAGCCGACGAAGACGCAGTATCAGAACGTCGTGTTTTACACATCAGACGACGAGCGAAGAGTGATCGAATCGGTCCTCGAAGAACGCGGGCAATCCATCGACGATATCGCAACGAGGATCGAACCACTCGATGTGTTCTACGCGGCCGAACCGTACCATCAGAAGTATCGACTTCGGAATCACCGACTTGCAGAGCAGTTCGCGGACTATGATGATGAAGCGTTTCGAGAATCACCAGCCGCGGCGACACTCAACGGATTTGTTGCGGATCACATCGACAGTGACGATCTTGGCAGTAATCTGAGGGCACTGCTCACTGACGTTGAGGCAGCCTGAACACCGGAGCAGTTCGAACGCCTACCGAAACCGTTCCACCGACGAGATTACCCGTTCCGATTTTTGTCCGTATATGGGGACAAGCGTTCGATATATGGATAGTATACGCATCATTCAGTCTCATATATCCGCCAGAGGATAGAATAAGTTATTTTCGAACGTTCACCGCATATGACAATCAACACGAAGGCTTATGTGTTCCAAATCAGGATAGATATTCGAAACCATGGTACAGATAGTCTGGCTCGTGCTCACGGTGTTGGTGCTGTTCAGTATCGGTTATTTGGGATATTCGAAATATCTCGCTCAGTTCGTCGAATTGGACGACAGCGAAGATACACCGGCACACAAATACGATGATGGACAGGAGTACGTACCGGCGAAGAAGCCGGTGTTACTCGGACACCATTACTCAAGTATTGCCGGTGGTGCTCCCATCGTTGGCCCGATCACAGCGGGCGCTGTCTGGGGATGGGTGCCAGCGCTGCTGTGGATCGCTATCGGGAATCCTTTGATGGGTGCTGTCCATGACTTCCTTTCTTTGTCGGGCAGCTTGCGACACGAAGGGAAGTCGATCGGGTACATCATCGGTGAGTACGTCGGTGAGCGCGGTAAGAACATGTTGCTGTGGTTTGCGTTCTTGACGATCATTCTCGTCGTTGGGGTGTTCGGACTGGTCGTTGCCGTCGTGTTCAATGCGTATCCGAGTGCAGCGACCGCGAGCATCCTCTATATTCTCCTCGCGGGGGTGTTTGGGATCTACCTCTACCAGCTCGATTTGCCGTTTATTGCTGGAACGGTGGTGTTCGTCACGGGCGTGTTTATGAGTGTGTTGGTCGGCATCCAAAACCCCCTCGCACTGTTCCCGGCCGCAGAGGCAGGCACGTATCCCGCGAACACGATCGTTCTCTTTTCTGGTAGTGGCTCGTGGATACCAGGAGCAGAAGCACTCGGAGCGAACACCGCAGCGTGGGTTCCAATCGTGCTCATCTACGCGTTCTTTGCAAGTGTTCTCCCTGTGTGGATGCTGCTGCAACCGCGTGATTACTTGTCTTCGTTCCTGCTCTATGCGGGTGTCGGCGGTGCCCTTCTCGCAATCATCGTTGGGACGCTTCTCAGCAACACCAGCGAGCCGCTCACCATCGGCCTCGATCCGTTTTACGGGTTCATGGGAACAGTGGGACTGCCGCTGTTTCCGCTGTTGTTCGTCACAATCGCGTGTGGTACCATTAGCGGCTTCCACTCGCTGGTCTCTTCGGGGACGACGGCAAAACAGCTCAACAAAGAATCCGACGCGCGCGTCATCGGCTACGGCGGTATGCTCGGTGAAGGTCTTCTAGCCACAGTCGCTCTGGCGACGCTCGCGGTCGTCGGCGTCACGGAAGGATCGGGAATTGCTCTGGCGTTGCCAAACTTCGCAACCGGTGGCGGTATCATCTTCACGAGTCTCAATATTCCACCTCGCTACGGCGCACCGTTCATGGCACTTGTGTTGGTGAGTTTCCTGCTCACAAGCACCGACACGGCTGTGCGTCTCGGTCGCTACATGTTAGAAGAGATCGTCGGAACGCCCGAAACCGCGACAGAGAAGATGGCAGTGAATCGCTACGCCGCTGCTGGCGTACAGGTCGGTCTCGGTTACCTGCTCGTAACGAGCGGGAGCTGGGAGAGCCTGTGGCCGCTGTTCGGCGGTGCAAACCAGCTGCTCGCGGCGCTTGCGCTCTTGACCGCAACCATCTGGCTCGCCAACTGGGATGAGAGCAAGCAGCTCCTGAGCACGGGCGTTCCGATGGCGCTCATGACCGTAATCACCATCATCGCGCTGTTGTATCTCGCATTCTGGCAGAACCTCGCTGGAAAGTTGCTCAACCCATCGTGGATGGCAGAAAACGGCGCGATCACTCAGCTCTCAGTCGCGTTGCAGATCATCATCGCGCTCATCCTCGTCGTTCTCGCAGTATCACTCGTCCGAATGGGGATCTCGAATATCAAAGCTGTACGGAGCGAAGCCAGCGCGGCAGTCACCGACGGTGGTGAACCAGACGGAGACTAAAAAGTCGATACATCACTGAAAATTCCTGTTACTGACGATACCCGATGAGAGAAGACAAATCAAGAAGACGAAGTGTTCTCACTGTTTGAGACGGCGCACGAGTCGATCGAATAGTCCTGCAGGCTCAGGATCTCGCCAGGGAGCGAATAGTCCAATATCAGCGTTCTTGCTTTTCACACTGTCCTGAGCTTCGGGTGCGACGACGACGAGATGAATCTCGTAATGACCGTAGTATCCGAATTTGAGGAGCGTTCGATCACGAAAACCGGAAGCGAACGTACGGACCGCATCGGTAATCTCGGGAACGATGAGTACGAACGTAAAATCGGTGCTGTAGTGCGTTTCGTCGCCTTCGATCCACTCGTCCGCGAGCTCGTGTCCGAGATCGACGAGCGAAGTGAGATCGTCACGCGTAACGCTGCGTTGACGACGAGCAAACAGATATTCCTCAGAACCGTGATTAGCGTAGTTGATCGACGAGTGAAGGAAGTGTTTCTGATGCTCGATACGCAGTTGTCCGGAGAGAGTGAACGATTCCCCTCGAACGTTCGTTTCCTGTTCGAGATCGTAGCTGTGCATCAGCCCATCCGCGATACGGTCTAGGTACTCATCATCCCAATCGGGAACATCTTCGCGGGGGCGAGCGCGTGACGGAGTGGAATCTGACGGAGATGGACGGACGTCTGAATCGTTCACGGTATCGGAATCGTCACTCATCGTATCAGAGATCGGCAGTAGGCGATGTTCGTCGCACGATCTGAGTGTCCATGACCGATCATTGGTATCGGTATACAAAAGAACACGGACCCCACGCGAACCTTTAAATTCAATCACCAGATATCCTGAAGTACGAGGATCGATAGCATGGATGATGAACAAACCGAGGCATGCGGTCGTTGTGGAATGACGAGTGTCGTCGACGCAGTTGGGGACGAGGACAGGCGCTGTGGGTTTGATAGTGAACGAATCGAACTTGACGACGAGGAACTTCGTCTGGCGTCGACACCGGCGGTCGTTGCTGGACGAGTGAAGCGGCGATTGGATGAGCTAGCAACGAAGTTTATCCACGGTCGGTAACACCGTCGTTGTGCGACGCTTGCTCGTACTCATCGCCTGCAGTTTCGTTACTACATAAAGAGCCAATCCTGTCGATAGTTGTGTCGGTCGGAGGGGTTTTTATACTCGCAGACGTAGCCGAAATAGGAGATGGAAGAAAGCGTTACCGGATTCATCGACCGGGGGTCGTGGGGAGATGTCGTCGAGCTCGGTGAACGAATCACACGAGCGCTCGGGGATTGCGGTGTCGATGGCGCAGCTTTCGAAGAATGGGACGAGTGGCGGCCAAAAAGCCACGAGCGGTTGGACAAAGATGTCAACGAAAAGACCGCACAGCAAGCCAGCGTTGACGAAAGCACGGGAGAAAAGGCCGGAAAGGATCCTGATGACGATCTCAAAACAGCAGGAGAGAAGCTTTCAGAGTCCTATGAGAAGCTCGATGAAGACACCGAGGAAGCCGTCGATAAGTGGAACGAGTCGATAGATTACGTCGCGCGTGCGGCCGATTCAGCGAGCCGGAAGGCGATTCGTGCGGTTGAGGGTGCGGTCTACAAGAACGTCATGACGCAGCTTGCACCCTATTATTTCGACAACGACGTTATCAGCGCGAATCTCCAGCGTATCGACGATGACGATCCCACGTACCGCCTCGAAGTGAACATCAACGACGACGATCTGCGAATACACGTCTCGAACATTTTAGCCGACTACGAGCAGTCAGTCGATCGGTGGCACATCGACTGTGAGAAAGACACTGAAATTCTGGAGGCCATCGAAGGGGCCGACGTTCCCGAAAACGGCACAGACTCGGACCCAACAACCAATTGAACCAGCCGCGCGCTGGCGCGCGCAATCGGGCGTGATATCCCGATACTGTAGGATCGAAATGCAGATATAGTAACAGAAGTGAAGATCGTGAGTGCACGAGTGAGATGTCGATCTTGGTTATATTCCTCCTATCGTTGGTTAGGTACCGCTTTAGAAAGATATGTTATGCAAATGTGTATGATAATTCCGATTTCCGAGCCAGAACATTCACAATACTGGCCGTTGTGAAGTAGTTTATGCCAACCGACACGGCTGTGGTTCTCGCGGCGGGAGAAGGGACTCGTTTGCGTCCACTTACCCGTAACCGTCCGAAGCCGATGTTACCGGCCGGGAATCGTCCGATCGTCGAGTATGTTTTGGATGCTCTGATTGAGGCCGGGATCAAGCGCATCTGCCTCGTCGTGGGTTACAAGCGCAGCCGGG
The nucleotide sequence above comes from Halocatena marina. Encoded proteins:
- the thpR gene encoding RNA 2',3'-cyclic phosphodiesterase, with the translated sequence MRLFVSVDLDANDELRTAQVPFETLDGVRLVDPEQVHITLKFLGSVDPNRLGTVETTLAESIAAADVSSFNAHAREYGVFPSHDYISVIWVGIRNDGGRLRLLHEAIEERMIEIGFEPADHAFTPHATIARMDHAGGKAHVQKILSERGPDLGRFEISEIHLTESTLTSDGPAYESVTAFEL
- a CDS encoding tetratricopeptide repeat protein, whose translation is MTEDGDPSHHFSEGEGFGDPYEGFDLDPEFDIDPSRVDPVDSRVLTDNLDVSQLPQDQIDVDRLLEVGIEYTQINRYEQATETFERVARLAEDDHIEQEAWVNKGAAHAQLEEYDAAIGAYRDALHIDDESEHAATAETNLAYALWEAGRTEQALSHAERAVELDPRFAQAWYNRGFFLSERGLAEESLNCFNNAIRLGFRTADILEEKARVLEELGEDEEAEEVAAEAEEMRQRAESRMME
- a CDS encoding DUF424 domain-containing protein yields the protein MLLTERDTDQGLLVAVCDTDIVGDTFESGSVSLTVEEEFYADEATTVDEATVVDALSRATIANIVGTRAVEVAIEHGIIDENAVLDLGETQHAQMLRF
- a CDS encoding YigZ family protein codes for the protein MSESYHTLSKRGESSFSVQGSEFIGYASPKSQVSAAEAFIETVQEQHTDATHNVPAYRVRTGDNTLGSHMLREYSNDDGEPSGSAGKPMLNVLQGKELENVVVVVTRYFGGTELGVGGLVRAYSRAVKEAVADAGVIETVPHERFTVTVEYSDSGTVRGVLESTGVEFDAHYETDVSFDVRVPIENAESLRDRLQSATSGRARINGDESTRS
- the upp gene encoding uracil phosphoribosyltransferase is translated as MTIEDRDDVQLITHALARDTLSKIRDTGTAQVPFRKGLVKLGRICGYEIIDGALETEYVPVTTPLTEMTGERIKGIENVVIINVLRAATPFVEGLLKAFPKARQGVISAGRDEESGMDDAGAFPISVDYVKLPTITPEDTVIVADPMLATGSTMCTVLEAVLNDQPEPANLFVLSAVSAPDGLLRVGDAFPEATLLTVSLDDRLDENGYIVPGLGDAGDRAFGTD
- a CDS encoding TRC40/GET3/ArsA family transport-energizing ATPase gives rise to the protein MASFVFFGGKGGVGKTTVASAYALRCTEAGLRTIVVSTDPAHSTSDVFEQDFDDEPTPVDGYDGLFAMEIDPSEEIDQHLQETKRALNDHVSPSMVNAIDQQIEMAHQTPGAYESALFDRFIEVMRTTDDYDRVVFDTAPTGGTLRLLSLPEYLEGWIDRLMDKRARSIDLFEKAAIGEREARRKAENDPIIARLRERKERFEFAGRILSEEASFYLVLNPDELSIRETSRAIDDLTGHDLSVSGVVVNRLTPQPDDDEQGTGGQFLRERRERELERLETIRAFDEPLLATIETRVGEVKGSLLDDVADELTIEITPQTGAH
- the msrA gene encoding peptide-methionine (S)-S-oxide reductase MsrA; this translates as MVFDYDKTVSERADTATATFALGCFWGPDARFGAMDGVIRTRVGYAGGTTESPSYHSLGDHTEVFQVDYDPNERSYRELLELVFAAHDPHQQPTKTQYQNVVFYTSDDERRVIESVLEERGQSIDDIATRIEPLDVFYAAEPYHQKYRLRNHRLAEQFADYDDEAFRESPAAATLNGFVADHIDSDDLGSNLRALLTDVEAA
- a CDS encoding carbon starvation protein A, with amino-acid sequence MVQIVWLVLTVLVLFSIGYLGYSKYLAQFVELDDSEDTPAHKYDDGQEYVPAKKPVLLGHHYSSIAGGAPIVGPITAGAVWGWVPALLWIAIGNPLMGAVHDFLSLSGSLRHEGKSIGYIIGEYVGERGKNMLLWFAFLTIILVVGVFGLVVAVVFNAYPSAATASILYILLAGVFGIYLYQLDLPFIAGTVVFVTGVFMSVLVGIQNPLALFPAAEAGTYPANTIVLFSGSGSWIPGAEALGANTAAWVPIVLIYAFFASVLPVWMLLQPRDYLSSFLLYAGVGGALLAIIVGTLLSNTSEPLTIGLDPFYGFMGTVGLPLFPLLFVTIACGTISGFHSLVSSGTTAKQLNKESDARVIGYGGMLGEGLLATVALATLAVVGVTEGSGIALALPNFATGGGIIFTSLNIPPRYGAPFMALVLVSFLLTSTDTAVRLGRYMLEEIVGTPETATEKMAVNRYAAAGVQVGLGYLLVTSGSWESLWPLFGGANQLLAALALLTATIWLANWDESKQLLSTGVPMALMTVITIIALLYLAFWQNLAGKLLNPSWMAENGAITQLSVALQIIIALILVVLAVSLVRMGISNIKAVRSEASAAVTDGGEPDGD
- a CDS encoding DUF5828 family protein — translated: MEESVTGFIDRGSWGDVVELGERITRALGDCGVDGAAFEEWDEWRPKSHERLDKDVNEKTAQQASVDESTGEKAGKDPDDDLKTAGEKLSESYEKLDEDTEEAVDKWNESIDYVARAADSASRKAIRAVEGAVYKNVMTQLAPYYFDNDVISANLQRIDDDDPTYRLEVNINDDDLRIHVSNILADYEQSVDRWHIDCEKDTEILEAIEGADVPENGTDSDPTTN